TTGCCATTCATGCTGGCCAGGATTCCGATGGGGATCCAATCTATGTGGGTCGTGCCTATCACAACGGAGACATGTTGCCCGCCAAAGTGATACCCAACAAAAGGCAAGCCTATGTGGCCTGGGGTGGTGAGGAGCACAGTAAACATGATGTGGAAGTTCTAACAGGACATCACTATGGTAAGttcacacagacacacacacacacacatctgaAAAAAAGAAACTTTGGTCTAACTTTTCTTAATTATTCTCATGCTTTCAGTGTGGATTCCCAGCAGCGGTGGTCATGTGCCTCCTTATGCTTTGCGCGTTGGTCAGACCGGCGATGGTGAACCTTTGTATGTTGGCCGTGGTCATTGGGCTGGCAGTTTGACCCCTGGCAAAATTCATCCCTCTCACGGTTGTTTGTACatcccctatggtggtggtgaaCACAGACTGGATACTTACGAAGTTTTGGTTCAACCTGAAACCTGGGTCTCCTCATCCGGCAGCAACATTGTGCCCGGCACCATTCATGGTGGTCATGACAGCGATGGTGATCCAATCTATGTGGGCCGTGCCTACCACGATGGTGACCTCTTGCCCGCCAAGGTTATTCCCTCCAAGGGATGTGCCTACGTTGCCTATGCTGGCCACGAACATGTGAAACATGATTTCGAATTGTTGGCTGGTTACGGCTATGGCTGGGTACCCGATTCCAATGGCAGCGTACCACCCGGTGCTATTATCTGTGGACGCACCTCGGATGGTGAACCTTTGTACATTGGCCGTGGCCATTGGAGCGGCAGCTTGACTCCCGGTAAAATCCATCCCTCGCATGGTTGTTTGTATATTCCCTTCGGAGGCCAGGAGGTGCGCATTCATGACTATGAAGTTTTAGTTCGAGCTTAAATTTTGACTTTGCCTTTTGCATTTTGGTTCTGTTgccatatattttattttttttttttatacgctTCCCTATAGCCGTTTGTAACAGCTGGAaatgttcgtctgagacctcacaaagtatataaattcttgatcgtcatgtcattttaagtcgatcttgccatctccgtccgtccgtctgtccgtttgtcaaaagcatgctagctttcgaaagagtaaagccaggcgcttgaaattttgcccaattttttttatcagtgtatgtatatatgtataatgattaatttttgtaatttgaaGGATATACTTAATTCtaatttaattataataaataataatgagACAAAACATTATATGTTGTGTGCCTGATGGGCAATAATTATCTATTTGAATATAAAGGATTACAAAAAcaaaggatttttttgtttttttttataccctccaccataggatgggggttaccggttgcccaaaaagtaattgcggattttttaaaagaaagtaaatgcatttttaatgaaacttagaatgaacttaatcaaatatacttttttacactttttttctaaagcaagctaaaagtaacagctgataactgacagaagaaagaatgcaattacagagtcacaagctgtgaaaaaatttgtcaacgccgactatatgaaaaatccgcaattactttttgggcaacccaatagtttcgtcattctgtttgtaacacctcgaaatatgtgactgagaccccatatattcttgatcgtcgtgacattttatgtcgatcttgccatatccatccgtctgtctgtcgaaagcacgccaactttcgaaggagtgaagctaggcgcttgaaattttccacaaatacttttgattagtttaggtcgattgggattgtaaatgggccaaatctgtcaatgttttgctatagctgccataaaaaccgatcttgggtcttgacttcgtgagcctctagagggcgcagatcTTACtctatttgactgaaaatttgcaagtagtgttttggtgtcatttcgaacaactgtggtaaatatgtttcaaatcggtccatgttatgatatagctgccatataaaccgaatgttgaagaccatagtagtagtcattttgtaatatttcagtccattcggataagaattgcgccttgtaggggctcatacagcaaaatcgggagattggtttatatgggagctgtatgtagCTATAGataaattcagaccatattgggcacgaatgttgaaggtcacttcttgaaccgctagagggcgcaattctcatccgatttgaatgaaattttgaatgaggtgttttattaggaggactttcaataactgtgctaagtatggcgcaaatcggtacataacctgatatagctgccatataaaccgatctgggatcttgactttttgagcctctagagaagccgttgcacaaaatttctgccaaatcggatgagaattgcgccctctagaggctcaaaaagtcaagatcccagatcggtttatatggcagctatatcaggttatgtaccgatttgcgccatacttagcacagttattgaaagtcctcctaataaaacacctcattcaaaatttcattcaaatcggatgagaattgcgccctcta
The genomic region above belongs to Stomoxys calcitrans chromosome 5, idStoCalc2.1, whole genome shotgun sequence and contains:
- the LOC106081937 gene encoding uncharacterized protein LOC106081937, translating into MDHTWVSTNVYDDLPPFAIHAGQDSDGDPIYVGRAYHNGDMLPAKVIPNKRQAYVAWGGEEHSKHDVEVLTGHHYVWIPSSGGHVPPYALRVGQTGDGEPLYVGRGHWAGSLTPGKIHPSHGCLYIPYGGGEHRLDTYEVLVQPETWVSSSGSNIVPGTIHGGHDSDGDPIYVGRAYHDGDLLPAKVIPSKGCAYVAYAGHEHVKHDFELLAGYGYGWVPDSNGSVPPGAIICGRTSDGEPLYIGRGHWSGSLTPGKIHPSHGCLYIPFGGQEVRIHDYEVLVRA